In Bacteroidia bacterium, a genomic segment contains:
- a CDS encoding ketoacyl-ACP synthase III, whose product MYINALAHYLPEKIVPNAYFLNVNGLTDEWIEARTGIKERRKAATGENTNTMAIRALRNAIASLPYPKDEVDLVVGATYSPYDTVGTLAHAVQFELGVNHIPAVTISAACSSFLNAIEIVEGYFATGKATKALVVVSEHNTAYANEEDTMAGHLWGDGAAAVFISREQQSDKDLYIREISTKGAALVGKGIEGVVLRPFDGGIIMPHGRDVFINACQYMAQTTDEILKKNGYSIDELTYFIPHQANMRISRNVAEQLKLPEEKIVSNIQYLGNTGCAGCAIGLSERQSDYKTGDVIVVSVFGGGYSYGAMLLEAC is encoded by the coding sequence ATGTATATTAATGCTTTGGCACATTACCTTCCGGAAAAAATAGTTCCGAACGCTTACTTCCTCAATGTCAACGGGTTAACAGATGAATGGATAGAAGCCCGTACCGGCATTAAGGAAAGAAGGAAAGCGGCCACCGGTGAGAACACGAATACAATGGCTATCAGGGCTTTGAGAAATGCCATTGCATCCCTTCCCTATCCTAAAGATGAAGTCGATCTGGTGGTGGGCGCTACCTATTCCCCCTATGACACAGTAGGAACCCTGGCTCATGCCGTTCAATTTGAACTGGGGGTAAATCATATTCCGGCTGTTACCATCTCTGCCGCTTGTTCCTCCTTTCTCAATGCTATTGAAATTGTAGAGGGATATTTTGCAACCGGCAAAGCCACCAAAGCATTGGTTGTCGTCTCTGAGCATAATACGGCGTATGCCAATGAAGAGGACACCATGGCCGGCCACCTGTGGGGCGATGGTGCCGCAGCCGTATTTATTTCCCGTGAACAACAGTCCGATAAAGATCTCTACATCCGGGAAATCTCAACCAAAGGCGCAGCCCTTGTAGGCAAAGGTATAGAAGGGGTCGTACTTCGTCCCTTTGACGGAGGAATCATCATGCCGCACGGACGCGACGTATTTATCAACGCCTGCCAGTACATGGCCCAGACTACGGATGAGATTTTGAAGAAAAACGGGTATTCTATTGACGAACTCACCTACTTCATTCCCCACCAGGCCAACATGCGCATTTCCCGAAATGTAGCCGAACAACTCAAACTGCCGGAAGAGAAAATCGTTTCTAATATCCAGTACCTCGGCAATACAGGTTGCGCCGGCTGTGCAATCGGACTTTCTGAAAGGCAAAGCGATTACAAAACCGGCGACGTGATCGTGGTATCTGTTTTTGGTGGCGGATATTCTTACGGAGCCATGCTCCTCGAAGCTTGCTAA
- a CDS encoding efflux RND transporter periplasmic adaptor subunit, which produces MDRIIKKRKWTPEKIGLYFVAPLLGVLLIGWLVTSTSGSRLKVQKERLTIGTVEKGIFQETIPITGKVLPLNTVKVDAVEGGQVKEVYLEGGEIVDKGDIILKLTNPGLELNYMNLTTNLLEQADQLRNTRITMENTGLNLKDELIQIDYRIRDLGEQHRRNEQLFKDSVISRQVYETTKFEYEYQIGRRKLMLVRINRDSVLTSQQIGQVENSLDLVDQNLIAIKRNLDNLIIKAPVSGQLSAIRVDIGETVRQGDNLGQIDILDGYKVRANIDEHYVSRIEEDLKGSFPFAGSNHMLVIRKIYTTVTNGSFEVDMNFIEDEPEGIKVGQNLQIRLALSDESEAILIPRGGFYQTSGGNYIYVLSEDGKTAYKRSIRIGRQSDRNYEILEGLEPGEKVITSNYDVFNNADELILNE; this is translated from the coding sequence ATGGATCGAATAATAAAAAAAAGAAAGTGGACACCGGAGAAGATCGGACTATATTTTGTAGCGCCGCTGCTGGGGGTTCTTTTAATTGGCTGGCTGGTAACCTCCACCAGCGGATCCCGACTGAAAGTGCAAAAAGAACGCCTGACTATCGGCACGGTTGAAAAAGGAATTTTCCAGGAAACGATCCCCATTACCGGGAAGGTATTGCCGCTGAATACCGTAAAAGTCGATGCGGTAGAAGGCGGGCAGGTAAAAGAGGTTTATCTGGAAGGAGGGGAAATTGTTGATAAGGGCGACATTATTTTGAAGCTTACCAACCCCGGACTGGAGCTCAACTATATGAATCTCACGACCAACCTGCTGGAACAGGCCGACCAGTTGAGAAATACGCGGATTACGATGGAAAATACCGGGCTGAATCTCAAAGATGAACTGATCCAAATTGATTATCGCATTCGGGATTTAGGGGAACAACACAGGCGGAATGAGCAATTATTTAAAGATAGTGTTATCTCCCGTCAGGTATATGAGACCACCAAGTTTGAATACGAATACCAGATAGGCAGAAGAAAGCTCATGCTGGTAAGAATTAACCGGGATTCGGTGCTTACCAGTCAGCAAATCGGACAGGTGGAAAACTCGCTGGATTTGGTTGACCAAAACCTGATCGCCATCAAAAGAAACCTGGACAACCTGATCATCAAAGCACCTGTTTCGGGTCAGCTTTCGGCCATTCGGGTGGATATCGGGGAGACCGTAAGGCAGGGAGATAACCTGGGGCAGATCGATATTCTCGATGGATATAAAGTAAGAGCAAACATTGACGAACACTATGTATCCCGCATCGAGGAAGATCTGAAAGGTTCGTTCCCATTTGCCGGCAGCAACCATATGCTGGTTATCCGAAAGATCTATACAACGGTTACCAATGGTTCATTTGAAGTTGACATGAACTTCATCGAAGACGAGCCAGAAGGAATTAAAGTTGGTCAAAATCTCCAGATTCGACTGGCGTTGAGTGATGAGTCAGAGGCAATTCTGATCCCACGCGGAGGTTTTTATCAGACCAGCGGAGGAAACTATATATATGTGTTGAGTGAAGATGGGAAAACCGCCTATAAAAGATCTATCAGAATTGGGCGGCAGAGTGACCGTAACTACGAAATACTGGAAGGACTGGAGCCTGGCGAAAAAGTCATCACTTCCAATTATGATGTATTCAACAACGCCGACGAACTTATCTTGAACGAATAA
- a CDS encoding aminopeptidase P N-terminal domain-containing protein: MKKLQLAFLVSCLIFSSGRIYSQEEIPNDFLSKEFHQGRRQALRALMPPHSVAVFFAAPVRNRANDVDFVYHQNPDFYYLTGFKEPHALLLIFSEDQPVSDCQEVLFVQPRNKTAEMWTGRRLGDENAKSALGIPCVQLNTAFEQYPIDFSKFDKVFYFPFKDDIRNTGDPADLYDLVRIFREKAPDVSKQSDNSLRNMMQSLREIKTPEELGLMRKAIQISAIGQKEVMKAMHPEMSETEIQGIHEYVYKKYGSEYEGYPSIVGAGDNGCILHYIENIRPQLNDDLVLMDLGAEYHGYTADVTRTIPANGKFSPEQKAIYDLVYQAQEAAFAACQPGNAFSAPHIAAKKVIDEGLSRLGITNKGAFHTYFPHGTSHFLGLDVHDSGGRGPLKANMVITVEPGIYIPKGSPCDEKWWGIGVRIEDDILITETGYENLSAYAPRKSEEIEAVMAEPSPLDNFVLPALEDVKD; this comes from the coding sequence ATGAAAAAGCTACAACTGGCATTTTTAGTGTCTTGCCTGATTTTTTCTTCAGGCAGAATATACAGTCAGGAAGAAATTCCCAACGATTTCCTTTCGAAAGAATTTCACCAGGGGCGGAGACAAGCCTTAAGGGCGCTGATGCCGCCGCATTCAGTAGCAGTATTTTTTGCCGCGCCGGTTCGCAACCGCGCCAATGACGTAGATTTTGTCTACCATCAAAATCCTGATTTTTATTATCTCACGGGCTTCAAAGAGCCGCATGCCCTTTTGCTCATTTTTTCTGAAGATCAGCCGGTATCCGACTGTCAGGAAGTACTATTTGTGCAACCCCGAAACAAAACTGCAGAAATGTGGACGGGCAGACGTCTGGGAGACGAAAACGCAAAATCCGCCCTGGGCATTCCTTGTGTACAACTCAATACTGCATTTGAACAATATCCCATCGATTTTTCAAAGTTTGACAAAGTATTTTATTTTCCTTTTAAAGACGATATACGAAATACGGGCGATCCCGCAGATTTGTATGATCTGGTAAGAATATTCCGCGAAAAAGCACCTGATGTTTCCAAACAGTCAGACAACTCGTTGAGGAACATGATGCAAAGCCTGCGCGAAATTAAAACACCTGAAGAGTTGGGCCTTATGCGCAAGGCCATTCAAATTTCCGCCATCGGGCAAAAAGAAGTGATGAAAGCCATGCACCCGGAAATGTCAGAAACAGAAATTCAGGGTATCCACGAATATGTATATAAAAAATACGGCTCGGAATATGAAGGGTACCCATCTATCGTCGGTGCAGGAGACAATGGGTGTATTCTTCATTATATTGAAAATATCCGACCGCAGTTAAACGACGATCTTGTCCTGATGGATCTTGGCGCAGAATATCACGGGTATACCGCAGATGTTACCCGAACCATCCCTGCCAATGGAAAATTTTCGCCCGAACAAAAAGCCATTTACGACCTGGTGTATCAAGCGCAGGAAGCAGCCTTTGCTGCATGCCAACCGGGAAATGCTTTTAGCGCACCGCATATCGCCGCTAAAAAAGTTATAGATGAAGGCCTGAGCAGGCTGGGGATTACCAATAAAGGTGCCTTCCATACCTATTTCCCCCACGGGACTTCGCATTTTCTTGGGCTGGATGTACACGATAGCGGTGGAAGAGGGCCACTTAAAGCCAATATGGTGATCACCGTAGAACCAGGCATCTACATTCCAAAAGGAAGCCCCTGTGATGAAAAATGGTGGGGAATCGGGGTGCGAATTGAAGACGACATCCTGATCACAGAAACCGGTTATGAAAATCTTTCGGCATACGCACCGCGCAAATCTGAAGAAATCGAGGCCGTCATGGCAGAGCCCAGCCCCCTCGACAATTTTGTACTACCGGCACTCGAAGATGTTAAAGACTAG
- a CDS encoding T9SS type A sorting domain-containing protein yields the protein MKYGLFFTLLLLPVFQLVTFAHSAPEAYASLTVSSSIKHSLFPNPFTDNFSIESEDADLKLEVFSLGGAKIPATIYKHHHDGLIRYETGTELSQGLYLVRLYTEGEAFFQKMIKID from the coding sequence ATGAAGTATGGCTTATTCTTTACTTTGCTCCTGCTACCTGTTTTTCAACTCGTAACCTTTGCACATTCCGCACCTGAGGCCTACGCATCTTTAACTGTTAGTTCAAGTATTAAACATTCGCTTTTCCCCAACCCATTTACAGACAATTTTTCGATCGAATCAGAGGATGCAGATCTTAAACTGGAGGTTTTTTCGCTTGGCGGCGCAAAAATTCCCGCAACCATCTACAAACACCATCACGATGGTCTCATCCGATATGAAACGGGCACAGAACTTAGCCAGGGCCTTTACCTGGTACGTTTGTACACGGAGGGCGAAGCATTTTTCCAGAAAATGATAAAAATTGATTGA
- a CDS encoding methyltransferase domain-containing protein: MPESEIEQLRQILSQKYAFSFFDLELQGEKFELATVTNIDELYDELIAKGPAHEDFIDERIPYWADLWHSGIGLADYLLRSGICRGKTVLEIGCGLGLPGIAAARSGGQVILTDYLPDALEVTRLVWKMNIPTEPNLRLLDWRYPDSAMASDILLASDVVYEERNIEPLLQAFDTLLNPGGTIIFSDPGRPLSRDFIKSLVQKGYSMKETQLQVPFRDVLTKVYVFELCQN, encoded by the coding sequence ATGCCTGAAAGTGAAATTGAGCAGCTGCGTCAGATATTGTCTCAAAAATATGCCTTTTCTTTTTTCGATCTGGAACTTCAGGGCGAAAAATTTGAATTAGCTACCGTCACCAACATTGACGAATTGTATGACGAGTTAATTGCCAAAGGGCCGGCGCATGAAGATTTTATTGACGAACGAATTCCCTATTGGGCTGATCTCTGGCATTCAGGTATCGGGCTGGCTGATTATCTGCTTCGATCGGGGATTTGCCGGGGAAAGACGGTACTGGAAATTGGCTGTGGGCTGGGTTTGCCTGGCATAGCCGCAGCCCGTTCCGGCGGCCAGGTCATCCTTACCGACTATCTGCCTGATGCGCTTGAAGTGACAAGATTGGTTTGGAAAATGAACATTCCGACAGAACCCAACCTCCGGTTGCTGGATTGGCGTTATCCCGATTCTGCGATGGCTTCAGATATTCTTCTGGCTTCAGATGTCGTGTATGAAGAGCGAAATATTGAACCGTTGCTTCAGGCTTTTGATACATTACTTAACCCGGGCGGGACCATCATTTTTAGCGATCCCGGAAGACCCCTAAGCAGAGACTTTATCAAATCGCTGGTTCAAAAGGGGTATTCGATGAAGGAAACCCAATTGCAAGTACCATTTCGCGATGTGCTGACAAAGGTTTATGTTTTTGAGTTATGTCAGAACTAA
- a CDS encoding tetratricopeptide repeat protein — MRILVSCTIYLSILSFWGCENPYESDKDNPDISYNVYFQENGREKLGKYLNVLKAFQATFEETYDENGELDGHLKLEINRPAFLANKPESRCKFVADKLAEVIVSGLHSSEDYDTLNIEIFGVKGSEDNIFVYQYPLAAMYSAVYGKEADFDSLSYDTHFRMAREAVAELDYTRALTHLQIILEDNFQNIPAMELRAEIYMQQKEYYSAVFQYAALIMLDSLNIHYLKESAKAHIEMEAFEDARKDIQAALNITKQKDSEAWFLQGKVNYMEDEMIAAEADFTAAILISPDYAQAYYYRGLTFKERSRRTEACEEFQLARDKGIYSEELDKELNRCRILDL; from the coding sequence ATGAGAATCTTAGTATCCTGTACGATATACTTGTCCATTCTTTCTTTCTGGGGATGCGAGAATCCTTATGAATCGGATAAAGACAATCCGGATATCTCCTATAATGTGTATTTTCAGGAAAATGGCAGGGAAAAATTGGGGAAATATCTGAATGTTCTTAAGGCATTTCAGGCGACGTTTGAAGAAACCTATGATGAAAATGGAGAACTGGACGGGCATTTAAAACTGGAAATCAACCGGCCCGCCTTTCTTGCCAACAAACCAGAATCCAGATGCAAATTTGTTGCTGACAAACTCGCGGAAGTTATCGTGTCCGGTCTGCACAGCTCCGAAGATTACGATACCCTGAACATTGAAATATTTGGGGTCAAAGGATCAGAAGATAATATTTTTGTCTATCAATATCCCCTCGCGGCTATGTATAGCGCGGTGTATGGAAAAGAGGCAGATTTCGATTCACTTTCTTACGATACCCACTTCCGTATGGCACGCGAAGCAGTAGCAGAACTGGATTATACCCGTGCACTCACTCACCTTCAGATTATTCTTGAGGATAACTTTCAGAATATCCCTGCGATGGAGCTTCGGGCGGAGATTTATATGCAACAGAAAGAATATTACAGCGCCGTATTTCAATATGCTGCGCTGATTATGCTCGACAGCCTCAATATTCATTATTTGAAGGAAAGTGCCAAAGCCCATATCGAAATGGAAGCATTTGAAGATGCGCGAAAAGATATCCAGGCCGCGCTTAATATCACCAAACAGAAAGATTCGGAGGCATGGTTTCTTCAGGGAAAAGTGAATTATATGGAAGATGAAATGATTGCTGCCGAAGCTGACTTTACTGCGGCGATTTTAATTAGCCCTGATTATGCACAGGCATATTATTACCGGGGACTTACCTTTAAAGAACGCTCCCGCAGAACTGAGGCCTGCGAAGAATTTCAATTGGCCCGTGATAAAGGCATATACTCAGAAGAACTTGACAAGGAATTAAACCGCTGTCGGATTCTGGACTTATAA
- a CDS encoding M12 family metallo-peptidase encodes MAHSLRCYLLVILFFAFFALSFAQSESTRHFWSESTNAGSLSLADADIRPLAFRLVSLDAASLGGYLAQVSRTVPAVISVPLPDGTFVDFLLYESPVMEPGLAADFPEIRTFTGQSLAGNLSMKADMTPAGFHAMISGSGAVLFIDPVSRVNNTEYLVYRKSDLLPDPSRVFEEIDPILPPSVEIAPGQPASGSSLEFPANPAIESDGNRRTYRLAVAATGEYTAFHGGTVSGALAAITTTINRVNAIYERDLSIRLVLVNNNDQVIFTSTTGDPFTNNNSALLVNQSQSTLDALIGTANYDLGHTFSTGPGGLAALGVACFTGYKGQGVTGSTSPVGDPFAVDLVAHELAHQLGAHHTFNGSTGSCAGNRFAATAFEPGSGTTIMSYAGICSGQNIQIHSDDYFHAVSTGEIFAYTVSGLGNTCPVKTPVGNNPPTANAGTDYVIPVSTPFELTGTGTDPDGDPLTYTWEQYDLGAQGPPDDPNVPDGPIFRSVPPVTRSTRTFPQLSDILNQTTTSGEILPGIGRTLNFLFTVRDNHPGGGRVAVDTAKVEVAAQAGPFRVTGPNAPGLTWPGGAPLTVTWDVAGTTAAPVNCAKVDILLSVDGGLTFPYLVGSQLANSGNAFVVVPNIDATAARIKVKASGNIFFDISDVNFTIQKVTRPVVRFDNTDYTVSEKDAVGAGCERYIDLSIPVSLSLAPQENVIVNISRLPTSTGTLGEDYAFPNGTQLTFPAGDGATRQLLVRVADDAIHELEELLSLELTVADTLRAEVGKVNKTNVHIADDDQAMTANLAISTAIGTSRSFPFGANAVVHLFDETTGNLMLSLENQGAEDWGCVWVEMDRAGTGASPFWRKDPSHQFELMDKTFFVYAENQPAAGSYRVTLYYTGAEVDGWKTFTGNDWSDLEVVLSPGAISRITPDQPEPDGKVSIVRAAQIGRLGSNYQVSAVFHSFTGGLGVGKTGVEGFGLDWLSLNGKYEDAVGVNLEWATSQEQNMAYFVVERLEKGQGFVSVSEEISAAGFSIAQQYYSFIDSLPTEPYADYRIRAVFTNDSVAYSELLRVETAYPLVTAYPNPFTDVLKVFVEGEGPAILMITSATSGILYRQDWDISENSLVELPLENLPSGIYFYTVVNRGRSAGGMIIKNE; translated from the coding sequence TTGGCTCATTCTTTACGCTGTTACCTGCTTGTAATCCTTTTCTTTGCTTTTTTCGCTCTTTCATTCGCTCAATCTGAATCTACCCGCCATTTTTGGTCTGAATCCACAAATGCCGGGAGCCTGAGTCTCGCCGATGCTGACATTCGTCCGCTGGCTTTTCGCCTGGTTTCGCTCGATGCTGCCTCGCTTGGTGGTTATCTTGCCCAGGTTTCCAGGACTGTCCCCGCCGTGATTTCGGTTCCTCTTCCTGACGGGACATTTGTCGACTTTCTGCTTTATGAAAGCCCTGTGATGGAGCCCGGACTGGCTGCTGATTTTCCTGAAATCAGAACCTTTACCGGCCAATCGCTTGCCGGGAATCTTTCCATGAAAGCGGATATGACACCGGCCGGATTTCACGCAATGATCTCCGGAAGTGGTGCTGTTCTTTTTATTGATCCGGTGTCCCGGGTTAATAATACGGAGTACCTGGTGTATAGGAAGTCAGACCTGCTGCCTGACCCCTCGCGGGTGTTTGAAGAAATAGACCCGATTTTACCCCCTTCGGTGGAAATCGCTCCCGGACAACCGGCGTCGGGTAGTTCGCTGGAATTTCCCGCAAATCCGGCCATCGAATCTGACGGTAACCGCCGCACGTATCGCCTGGCTGTTGCTGCGACGGGAGAATATACGGCTTTTCATGGCGGTACGGTGTCAGGTGCGCTTGCGGCCATCACCACGACGATCAACCGGGTCAACGCTATCTACGAACGCGATCTTTCCATCCGCCTCGTATTGGTCAACAACAATGACCAGGTCATTTTTACGAGCACCACCGGAGACCCTTTTACGAATAATAACTCTGCTTTGCTGGTCAATCAAAGTCAGTCTACCCTGGATGCACTGATCGGTACGGCCAATTACGATCTTGGGCATACATTCAGTACCGGACCGGGCGGTCTGGCTGCTTTGGGCGTGGCTTGTTTTACCGGTTATAAAGGTCAGGGCGTAACGGGTTCTACCAGTCCGGTTGGCGATCCCTTTGCCGTGGATTTGGTGGCACACGAGCTCGCACATCAGTTGGGCGCGCACCATACCTTCAATGGAAGTACCGGCAGCTGCGCAGGAAATCGTTTTGCCGCTACGGCGTTTGAGCCAGGAAGCGGAACAACCATTATGAGTTATGCCGGAATTTGCTCCGGACAAAATATTCAGATACACAGTGATGACTACTTTCATGCCGTCAGTACAGGCGAAATTTTTGCCTATACGGTTTCCGGCCTGGGAAATACTTGTCCGGTAAAAACCCCGGTTGGCAACAATCCGCCAACGGCAAATGCTGGGACCGACTATGTGATTCCGGTCTCAACCCCTTTTGAACTTACCGGAACCGGAACGGATCCTGATGGTGATCCGCTGACCTATACCTGGGAGCAGTACGATCTGGGTGCGCAGGGGCCTCCCGACGATCCCAATGTACCCGACGGGCCTATTTTCCGGTCAGTCCCACCTGTGACCAGGAGTACACGTACATTTCCACAACTTTCAGATATACTCAACCAGACCACCACTTCGGGGGAAATTTTACCGGGCATTGGAAGGACGCTAAACTTTCTATTTACCGTAAGGGACAATCACCCGGGTGGTGGCCGGGTTGCCGTAGATACAGCAAAGGTCGAGGTAGCTGCTCAGGCAGGGCCGTTTCGCGTTACGGGTCCCAACGCCCCCGGTTTGACCTGGCCGGGAGGTGCTCCGCTGACTGTCACATGGGATGTCGCAGGGACGACAGCGGCGCCAGTAAACTGTGCAAAGGTAGATATTCTGCTCTCAGTGGATGGAGGACTTACTTTCCCTTATCTGGTAGGCAGCCAGTTGGCCAATTCCGGCAACGCTTTTGTGGTGGTTCCCAATATAGATGCTACTGCGGCACGGATCAAGGTAAAAGCCTCCGGGAATATCTTCTTTGATATATCTGACGTAAATTTTACGATACAAAAAGTAACGAGGCCGGTTGTACGCTTTGACAATACAGACTACACAGTATCTGAAAAAGACGCTGTAGGTGCGGGCTGCGAACGATATATTGATCTTTCTATTCCCGTATCCTTGTCGCTGGCTCCTCAGGAAAACGTAATTGTCAATATTTCCCGGCTGCCAACTTCTACCGGAACATTAGGCGAAGATTATGCCTTTCCCAATGGCACACAGCTGACGTTCCCCGCCGGGGATGGGGCCACTCGCCAGTTACTCGTACGGGTTGCTGACGATGCAATTCATGAACTGGAGGAACTATTATCCCTGGAACTTACCGTCGCAGATACGTTGCGGGCGGAAGTGGGAAAGGTAAACAAAACGAATGTCCATATTGCCGACGATGACCAGGCGATGACGGCAAATCTGGCTATTTCTACCGCTATCGGGACTTCCCGCAGTTTTCCTTTTGGCGCAAATGCTGTTGTCCATCTGTTTGACGAAACAACCGGAAATCTGATGCTTTCACTCGAAAATCAAGGGGCGGAAGATTGGGGATGTGTTTGGGTGGAAATGGATCGTGCAGGTACAGGCGCTTCGCCATTTTGGCGAAAAGATCCTTCCCATCAGTTTGAGCTCATGGACAAGACCTTTTTTGTCTATGCAGAAAACCAGCCTGCCGCTGGCAGTTACCGGGTTACCTTGTATTATACCGGTGCAGAAGTAGATGGCTGGAAAACCTTTACGGGCAATGACTGGTCAGATCTGGAGGTTGTATTAAGCCCGGGCGCCATTTCCCGTATTACCCCCGATCAACCGGAGCCTGACGGGAAGGTTTCCATTGTAAGGGCTGCACAGATCGGGAGATTGGGTAGTAACTATCAGGTGTCGGCAGTTTTTCATTCCTTTACAGGAGGATTGGGCGTAGGGAAGACCGGTGTTGAAGGGTTTGGATTGGACTGGCTGTCGCTGAATGGAAAATACGAAGATGCTGTGGGGGTTAATCTCGAATGGGCGACAAGCCAGGAGCAGAATATGGCATATTTTGTCGTCGAAAGATTGGAAAAAGGCCAGGGCTTTGTATCGGTTTCGGAGGAAATTTCTGCGGCAGGATTTAGTATTGCCCAGCAGTATTATTCCTTTATTGATTCATTGCCGACCGAACCCTATGCAGATTACCGGATAAGGGCTGTTTTTACCAATGACAGCGTAGCCTACTCAGAATTGTTGCGCGTCGAGACAGCATATCCTTTGGTTACGGCGTATCCCAACCCGTTTACTGATGTATTGAAAGTGTTTGTGGAGGGAGAGGGCCCGGCAATATTGATGATCACATCAGCGACAAGTGGGATATTGTACCGGCAGGACTGGGATATTTCGGAAAATAGCCTGGTGGAATTGCCTTTAGAGAATTTGCCATCAGGTATATATTTCTATACCGTGGTAAATCGGGGAAGATCTGCCGGAGGAATGATTATCAAAAATGAGTAA
- a CDS encoding M28 family peptidase — translation MRNFAVLYLWWVCLLPAYTQIPDPAPFGKTITREELRTYMEVIASAEMEGREVGTPGVKKAAAYIARQFQDIGLLPAVPVSGENSYYQDIHLTSALITSAYISGKGFQLTHTKEMLCMGGNTQGKELKTKIVYVGEGNPEDYEQLDVSGKAVLLIDPSEEALDKKQYAQEKGAVAFLVVNAKNAAQYNQQMKYLAYYMSRPRMRLSTPEGSFATFIISPESAAKLLNTTESQLKKLSPGISTEITYKIEAVEKPVSTENVIGMVEGTDKKSEVIVISAHYDHIGVRGQKIYYGADDNGSGTVALLEIAEAFAEAAKQGIRPRRSVLFISLTAEEKGMFGSEYYTQHPLFPLDQTIVDLNMDMVGHLDQNHTEDPRFVTIVGSDWLSSELHEIHENANRKYVQLSLDYSFNSPSHPEMFYYRSDQYNFAKYGIPVIFYTSADHEDYHKPTDTIDRIKFERIEAVAQLIFYTAWEIANRENRLIIDKTPPD, via the coding sequence ATGAGAAACTTTGCTGTACTTTATCTCTGGTGGGTATGTTTATTGCCTGCATATACTCAGATCCCCGATCCGGCTCCTTTTGGAAAAACGATCACCCGCGAAGAATTGCGGACCTATATGGAAGTCATTGCCTCTGCTGAAATGGAGGGCAGGGAAGTGGGAACGCCCGGGGTAAAAAAAGCTGCTGCCTATATTGCCCGCCAGTTTCAGGACATCGGACTTTTGCCGGCTGTTCCTGTTTCCGGTGAAAATAGCTATTATCAGGATATTCACCTGACCAGTGCCTTGATTACCAGCGCCTATATTTCAGGAAAAGGTTTTCAGCTTACCCATACCAAAGAAATGCTCTGCATGGGGGGAAATACGCAGGGGAAAGAACTCAAAACAAAAATCGTATATGTGGGCGAGGGTAATCCGGAAGATTATGAACAACTGGATGTGAGTGGAAAAGCAGTACTTTTGATAGATCCTTCTGAAGAAGCACTGGATAAAAAGCAATATGCGCAGGAAAAGGGGGCAGTGGCATTTTTGGTAGTCAATGCCAAAAATGCAGCACAATATAACCAGCAAATGAAATACCTGGCCTATTATATGAGCCGGCCAAGAATGCGACTTTCCACTCCAGAAGGTTCATTCGCTACGTTTATCATATCGCCGGAATCTGCGGCCAAACTGCTGAATACGACTGAATCGCAACTAAAAAAACTCTCGCCAGGCATTTCCACCGAAATCACTTATAAAATTGAAGCTGTCGAAAAACCCGTTTCTACTGAAAATGTGATCGGAATGGTAGAAGGAACCGACAAAAAATCAGAAGTAATTGTGATTTCCGCACACTATGATCATATCGGGGTTCGCGGGCAAAAAATCTATTACGGCGCTGATGACAATGGATCCGGGACCGTGGCTTTACTGGAAATCGCAGAAGCCTTTGCCGAAGCGGCAAAGCAGGGCATCCGGCCGCGCCGGAGTGTGCTGTTTATCTCCCTTACCGCCGAAGAAAAAGGGATGTTCGGCTCTGAATATTATACCCAACACCCGCTCTTCCCACTCGATCAAACAATCGTAGACCTCAACATGGATATGGTCGGGCATCTCGATCAAAATCATACGGAGGATCCCCGTTTTGTCACAATCGTCGGCTCTGACTGGCTTTCCAGCGAATTGCACGAAATCCATGAAAATGCCAACCGCAAGTATGTGCAACTTTCGCTTGATTATAGCTTCAATTCGCCCTCCCACCCGGAGATGTTTTACTACCGATCTGATCAGTACAACTTTGCGAAGTATGGAATTCCCGTCATTTTTTACACCAGTGCCGACCATGAAGATTATCACAAACCAACTGATACCATTGACAGAATAAAATTTGAGCGAATAGAAGCCGTAGCTCAACTGATTTTTTATACTGCCTGGGAAATTGCCAACAGGGAAAACCGTCTGATCATAGACAAAACGCCGCCAGACTGA